TGCATCTGCACCTGGCCGAAGATGTCCTGCAGGAACTCGCGCAGTTCCGAGGTTAGCTGTTGGACTTCGTTCTCGGTCATGTGCAGGAACTCGCGGCAGGTTTCCAGCTAGGTCGGTGAGCCCAGCCACTCGCTGGTTTCTTCGATGTCATGCGGTTCCACGGGGAGATGCCTAGATACTGTTTGAGTAAACAGTAATCGGGTCGGGCAGGATCGAGCGAGGGTGAAGCAACGAATTGTATGGTTTGGGTTTGTATACGGTCGGCAGGACGGCAGAAGAGTGCTTTGCGCTAATCAGTTATGAGCGCTTCCGGAATACTTATGTAACACATGCTCAGCAGCAAAGAATTCGACAAACCCCATAAACGACAAAGCCCTGAATAATCAGGGCTTTGTCGGTACAAATATGGCGGAGGCGATGGGATTCGAACTCATGGACCTGTTACAGTCGACGGTTTTCAAGACCGTTGCCTTAAACCACTCGGCCACACCTCCTATTGCGTTGCGGGCGCCATAATACCTGAATGAAACACACTGTCAAACTCTCTGCATGGCTTGTTACAGAGCGTCTGTTATGATCTTTGCCACTGAACGTTTCAAACCAACAGGAGTGTCGCCATGCGCGAACAGGATTACGCAGTTAATAACAGCGTGCAGGCTGAGCAGCTAGAGGTTAGCCGCGTCCTGCGCAACACGTACGGCTTGCTCGCCCTCACTCTCGCATTCAGCGGTGTGATGGCGTTCGTAGCTCAACAGATGCGCGTCGGTTACCCGAATATTTTCGTGGTGCTGATCGGCTTCTATGGCCTTTTCTTCCTGACCAACAAACTGCGCGATTCCGCGTGGGGCCTGGTGTCGGCGTTTGCCTTGACCGGTTTCATGGGTTTCCTGCTTGGCCCGATCCTCAACCGCTACCTGGGCATGCAGGGCGGCGCTGAAGTGGTCAGTTCCGCGTTCGCGATGACTGCGCTGGTATTCGGTGGTCTGTCGGCTTACGTGCTGATCACCCGTAAAGACATGAGCTTCCTCGGTGGTTTCATCACCGCCGGTTTCTTCGTGTTGCTGGGTGCAACGCTGGCCAGCATCTTCTTCCAGATCAGCGGGCTGCAACTGGCGATCAGCGCAGGTTTCGTGCTGTTCTCCTCGGTCTGCATTCTGTTCCAGACCAGCGCCATCATTCACGGCGGCGAACGCAACTACATCATGGCGACCATCAGCCTGTATGTATCGATCTACAACCTGTTCATCAGCTTGTTGCAGATCTTCGGCATCATGAGCCGCGACGATTGATCGCCAGCCTTGAGCAATGAAAAAACCCGCTTCGGCGGGTTTTTTTATGGGCGCTGCAAAAGTTTGACTGGATAAATCGTCTATCAGCCTGGTTCTACTGGCCTGTCGTCACTCATTCAAAATTATGCTGCCATCAGCCTGTTGCCGGTAAATCGTGTAAGGCAGCAGCAAGGTATCGAGCGCGCCGGATATCACCACGTCGATCAACATGAATGCCGGCGCATTGGTATAGGTCTCGGAATCACGCCCTTTCTCCAGCGGCGCATTCAGGTAACAGAAGTCGTAGGTCACGCCGCTGTAGATCCGCGGAATGGCGCCGCAATAACTTTTCTGCTCCTTGAGACTTTTTGCCGCCGCTTCATCGCTGCGCACCACCGTCTGCACCGTGCCGCAACCCGTCAGCATAAGCGCGACCAATGCCATTATCTGAATTTTCATAAAGCCAATCCTTAGCAAAAAAAAATCACTGATTTACGTTGATATCGACAAAAACCCAATCACGCCATCGGCGGCAATCGGCGTTTGACCGGGGTCTTCTTGACGATGGCCGTATTGGTTTCCGCGTGAGTGTTGAGGCGGTCGAGCAGGGTATCCAACTGTTCCATCGAGCGCACGTGCAAGCGCGCGATAAAGCAGTCGTCGCCGGTGACTTTATCGCACTCGGTGAACTCGGGAATAGCCTGAATCTGTCGCTCGACTTCCTGCAACTGGCCCGGCAGCGGCCGAATACGCACAATCGCCTGCAACTGATAACCGAAACACTTCGGGTCGATCTCGACGGTGTAACCCTTGAGCACACCGCGCTCTTCCAGGCGTCGCAAACGCTCGGCAACACTGGGCGAGGACAGACCGCTGATCTGCGCCAGGGCCTTGAGTGAACGCCGTGAATCTTCCATCAACGCGCTGATCAGCACTTGATCAATGTCGTCAGTCATCGCAAAGCCCCCGTTAGGCAATTGAGCCAAAACGCCCTCGATAAAAAAGGCGAAAGCCGAGTTTAGCCTGATTTTTGCGCTGGAGAAGCCCTGCGGCGGATTGGCATAATTTGCGCTCAATCACGGGAGACTGACGATGGACAAAACCTTGCGCCACGGCTCATTTGAAATGACCGCCGCCATGCTCATCTCCGGGACCATCGGCTGGTTTGTGCTGATGTCCGGGCAACCGGTGCTGGACGTGGTGTTCTGGCGTTGCGTATTCGGCGCTGGCACGCTGCTGTTGATCTGCGCCGCGTTCGGCTTCCTCCGGCCCGGCATTCTGACCCGCACCACGTTTCCGCTCGCGGTGCTCAGCGGCGTGGCGATTGTCGGCAATTGGGTGTTGCTGTTCGGCTCTTATTCCCGGGCGTCGATCGCCATCGGCACGGCGGTCTACAACGTGCAGCCGTTCATGTTGGTTGGCTTGGCGGCGCTGTTTCTCGGCGAGAAAATCACCCTGCAAAAGCTCTTCTGGCTCGTCGTTTCGTTCCTCGGCATGCTGGCGATCGTCAGCGCCCACGGTGAGCAGGGCGAGGGAGGCAATGAATATCTGTTGGGAATTGGCCTGGCATTGGGCGCTGCGCTTTTGTACGCGATTGCCGCGTTGATCATCAAACGCCTGACCGGCACGCCGCCGCATTTGATCGCGCTGATTCAGGTCTGCACCGGCGTGCTGCTGCTCGCGCCGTTCGCGCACTTTTCGGCACTGCCGCAGGCACCGAGCGCTTGGGCGAGTCTGCTGACATTGGGCATCGTCCACACCGGTTTGATGTACGTTTTGCTCTACGGCGCGATCCAGAAACTGCCAACCGCACTGACCGGCGCGCTGGCGTTCATCTACCCGATTGCGGCGATTCTGGTTGACTGGTTTGCCTTCGGCCATCGTCTGCAAGTGCTGCAATGGCTCGGCGTCGCGGCGATCCTGCTGGCCGCCGCCGGTATGCAACAAGGTTGGCGCATCAAGTTGCGTCGGGTGGCCACGCCGTAAACGTCAAATGTTCCAGCGCGGCGCGGTTTTGGCCAGACGCTGACGCATGTCGCTGATATTCGCCGCCAACTGCCGGGTCAATAAACGGTAGCCGTCCAAAGGACTGTAAACCCGCGCGTCGAGGCTGGCGTCCGGCGCGTCACCGGGACGGCTGAGGCGCTGGGTCGCGCCGGATTTCAGCGCCCGGGCCATGCCGATCAGTTGCACCCGAACCTGTCGATGCTCGACTTTCAGCGACGTTTGCAGGTCGGCCATAGCCACCGGGTCACTGGCGTCCGGCCGCGTATTACCGAGGATTTCCAGGGTGCTGATGCACATGCGCAGATTGCGTTGGATCGCGTCCAGTTCGGTCATGGAAATCTTCACTTCCTTGGACACCGACGGCATCAACGAACGCAGTTGCACCATCACCGTGTTCAGCCGACCCATGAGTTTGAGGTGTTCGTCAGCGGTGACCGATTGGCCGTTAATGATCCGCCCGTAAACTGTCGCGCAATCGCGCAAGGCGTCCGCGAGGTTGTAACGCCAGGAGAACACTGCGTACAGCGGCAGGGCGAAGGAGAACGCCAGCGCCAGGGCGATGCCGATCAAGATATCGACTCCGCGCCACAAGCCGTCAGTCACGGCGTTGTCGCCATGACCGGCGACGATGAACACCGTGATCGCCGACAGCAAAGCCGTGTAACCGCCCTTGCCGATGGCGTGATACGAGAAAAACCCGCACACCACCGACATCGCAAAATAGGTCAGCCAAGGCATGCCGAGCCAGGCTTGCTGCGCGACGATCAACAAGCCGACTCCGGCGCCAATCAACGTGCCAATCGCCCGTTCGGCGGCTTTTTTGCCGATGTTGCCGTGATGCTGCAAACCGCCAATTACCACCAGCATCGTCACCGAGGCCCACTCACCGTGTGGCAGGTTGATCCCGGTGGTCAGTGCAATCGTTGCGAGCAAACCCAGCGAAACCCGCACCGCGTGAATCACTCGGGCGTTGCGATAACGCCGGTACGGGTCCAGCAGCGGACGGAGCAATCGGCGTATCAACGGTGGCAGGCGATAGGTTCTCAGATCAGGGCTCCTTGGAAACTTAGTCAGAAAACATAGTCAGAAAACACAGTCAGAAAACACAGTCAGAAAATGTAATCGGTCGTCAGGAAGCTCGAATCGCGTCCGCGAATGATCTCGCTGATCAGCGCTTTGTTGCTGTCCTGGAACTTGGTCGCGACCAGGGTCCGAATCGAAAACACCCGCAGCGCGTCATGTACTGACAACGTACCTTCGGCGGAATTCTTCCGGCCATTGAACGGGAAGGTGTCCGGGCCACGCTGGCATTGCGCGTTGATATTAATGCGCCCGACCTGGTTGGCAAAGGTATCGACCAGCCGACCGACCGCCACCGGGTTGGTGCCGAAGATGCTCAACTGCTGGCCGAAATCCGATTCCAGAACGTAGTCGATCACCGTGTCGAGGTGCCGGTACGGCACGATCGGCACCACCGGCCCGAACTGCTCTTCCTGATAAACCCGCATCTGCGGATTCACCGGGTACAGCACCGCTGGGTAAAAGAACGACGCCCGCGCTTCGCCGCCATTGTCGTTGACCACCGCCGCACCTTTGCTGACGGCGTCGGCCACCAGCGAATGCAGGTATTCAACCTTGCTCGCTTCCGGCAGGGGCGTCAGCGCCACGCCGCTGTCCCACGGCATGCCGGGTTTGAGCGTGGCGAGTTTGGCGTTGAATTTCTCGATAAACGACTCGACGACATCTTCGTGGACGAAGAGGATTTTCAGCGCGGTGCAGCGCTGGCCGTTGAACGACAGCGAGCCGGTGAGCGCTTCGCTGACGGCGTTATCGAGGTCGACCTCTGGCAGGACGATGCCTGGGTTTTTCGCGTCCAGACCCAGCGCCGCGCGCAAGCGATGCGGTTTTGGATGAAGTTTTTTCAGGTCGCTCGCGGCTTTGTTGGTGCCGATAAACGCGAAAATATCGATCTTGCCGCTGGCCATCAGCGCGCTGACAGTTTCGCGGCCGCTGCCGTAAATCACGTTGATCACGCCGGTCGGGAAGCTGTCGCGGAACGCTTCCAGCAGCGGCCGAATCAGCAGCACGCCGAGCTTGGCCGGTTTGAACACCACGGTGTTGCCCATGATCAGCGCCGGGATCAGCGTGGTGAACGTTTCGTTCAGCGGATAGTTGTAAGGCCCCATGCACAACGCGACGCCCAACGGCACGCGACGGATTTGCCCGAGGGTGTCCTGTTCCAGTTCAAAGCGGCTGGAGCGGCGGTCGAGTTCCTTCAATGCATTAATGGTGTCGACGATGTAATCGCAGGTGCGGTCGAACTCTTTTTCCGAGTCCTTGAGGTTCTTGCCGATCTCCCACATCAGCAACTTGACCACGGCTTCGCGCTGTTGGCGCATGCGTGCGAGGAAGGCTTCGACGTGTTGAATGCGCTCGGCCACGCGCATCGTCGGCCACAGGCCCTGGCCTCGGTCGTAGGCGCGAACGGCGGCGTCAAGGGCAGTGAGCGCGGTGTCGGCATCCAGCAGCGGCGTGCTGCCGAGGATCACTTGTTCGTCGCCGTTTTCACCGGTCAGGTACACCGGGCTGCGGACTTGGGCGAGCGCGCCGTCCCACCTGCGCAGTTCGCCATCGACCAGGTATTCGCGTTGTTCGGTCTGGCCGTCGAGGCGGTATTTTTCCGGAATGTCGCTGCTGTCGGGAAACAGATTGCCAAGGATGTGTGCTGTGGTCATGTCGCTACCCCGTGTGGATTCGGTGATGCACTGATGAATCGTTTTAGCAGACCTTGGCCTCGCTTGTCATGACCCATCGCAGGTGAGCGTTGCTTATTGAAGATAGCCCACGCGCCACAAATGCTGGCGCCACCGAGGCGTCGCAACAACTTACTGACACACAAGTGCAGCAATCTTCAGGCAACAATCCGTGAAGGTACGCGTGGCGAGGCAGCCATCGCGAAGGACGCCAAACCCACTCGATCGACAGGACGTCATCAATGGCATTTACAGAACCCGCAGGGCCGGACAACAACAGCGAATACCGCCATCCCGAACCGCCATCGTGGCTGGCGCTCGCGGCGGCAATCGAGCCGCAAGTGGCGCACTCTTTCATGGTCTGCGCGCGGTGCGGGTGTTTCATGCAAGCGGCGCGCAGCCTGAATGTCCGGGCGACATTGTTGCGCAAACAACTGGCGCAACTTGAAGAGCAACTGCAACGCACGCTGTTCAATTTTCACGGCAGCACGCTGAGCCTCAGTCGCGAGGGTTTGCAACTGCAAGCACAATTGATCGCACTGGCGCATGAACGGCAATTGCCGCTGGTCGAGCAACCGCTGATTCGTCTCGCGGTGGCCGAATCGATCCTGCATGACATCCTCGGTCGCGACTTGATCGCGCTGCTGCGGCGCAATGCCAGCGTGCGGTTGGAGATCATTTCGCTGGACAGCGAACTCGTCCTGCAAACCGTCAGCGCTGACGTGGTGGTTTGGCTGAGTGGCGCGGGCGGGCCATTGCCGGGGCCGACGTTTGCTGTCGACGAGCCGCAGCATCTGGCGCGGCTGGACTATCTGCCGCATATCGCCAAGCGCTATTCGCGGGTGGCGGCGCGGCCCGAGAGCACCGACGACCTGACGGATTTCATGTTGGTGCAATGGCAGCATGACCAGCAAATCGACAGCTTCGCACCCTGGAACACGTTGGTGGAACAGCGTCTGGCCGGGGTCGTGCAACTGCAATCTTACGAACTGATGCTGGAAATGATCCGCTGCAGCGCCTGCATCGGTTTGCTGCCCGCCTACATCAGTCGTTTCGACCGCAGCCTCAGCGCGTTGCCGGGTTTGTTCAGCGAACCGATGCAGCGCAACGCGTGGCTGGCGGTCAACGCCGATTCCCGTCAGCAGCCCGAAGTGCAAGCGCTGGTCGAGATGATCCGCAGCACCTTCCATGAACGCCGCGAGTGGTTCGACCCGCAGACCTGACTGGCTCGCTCGTGCATGGCTCCCTCGATTGGCTCTCGCCAGGTCAGCAGATCACGGTTTAGGATGAGCGGCCATGTACGTTTCACGGAAGAATCACCATGCCGAGCACCGACGCCAACATCATCATCCAGCGCTTCAGCGAGGCGCATATCGACGGTATCACCGCGCTCTACAACGCCCCGGCGATTACTCGGCAAGTGCTGCAAATGCCGTTTCAGTCCACCGAGATCTGGCGCGCACGCCTGATGCCGGACAACGAACGGATGGTGAAACTGGTGGCGCTGCATCAGGGCATGGTCATCGGCAATATCGGGCTTGAGCAATATTCGCGGATTCGCCGCAGCCACGCCGGTGGCTTTGGCATGGCCGTCGCCGAGGCGTGGCAGGGCAAGGGGGTCGGTTCGAAACTGTTGGCCACCGCGCTCGACATCGCCGACAACTGGATGAACCTGCACCGCGTCGAACTCACGGTTTACGCCGATAACGCCGCGGCGATCGGCTTGTACCGCAAGTTCGGTTTCGAGGACGAAGGCCTGTTCCGTGACTATGCCGTGCGTGACGGCCAATGGGTCGACACCTTGAGCATGGCGCGGCTGCGCTCGGTGCCCAGGGCTGGTTGACTCACTCGCCCAAGGCGAACGCCACCGCCGCCTGCGCATGCAGTTCGGTGGTGTCGAGCAGGGGCAGGGCGCTGTGCTCGGGTTTGACCAGCATGCCGATTTCCGTGCAACCGAGGATGATCGCCTGCGCGCCACGCGCGGTGAGTGATTCGATCACTTGCTGATAAACCTTGCGCGACGCCTCGCTGATTATCCCGACGCACAACTCGTCATAAATGATCCGGTGCACAGCCTGACGCTCGTCGGTTTCGGGCACCAGCACGGTCAAACCCATCGCCGTCAGACGCTCCTTGAGAAAGTCCTGCTCCATGGTGAACGCGGTTCCGAGCAATCCCACCTTCAACGCCCCGGCCGCGACCGCTGCTTGCCCGGTCGGGTCGGCGATGTGCAGAAACGGAATGTCGATGGCAGCCTGAATCTGCGCCGCGACCTTGTGCATGGTGTTGGTACACAGCACCACGCAATCAGCGCCACCGGCCTCGAGCCTGCGCGCCGCGTCCACCAGAATCGCCGCCGCGTCGTCCCAGCGCCCGGCATGCTGGGCCTGTTCGACCGGCCCGAAATCAACGCTGTACATCAGCAATTGTGCCGAGCGCAAAGGCCCCAGACGATCCCGAACCTGCTGGTTGATCAGGCGGTAATACTCGGCGCTGGACTCCCAGCTCATGCCGCCGATAAGGCCGATGGTGCGCATTGCGCTCTCCTCTGACAGTGTTTGCCCGAACAGGGCAGGCTGCGGCAGAGTGTCCAATCGTTTACGGGTTGATTCCAGCAAAAATTTCTTCGCCACTGATTGCCCGTGTCAGGCACGGGCAGGGACTTCATCGGTGGTATTGATCAGCGTCCACATATTGAAAGGTCGCGCGCCCGGTCACCGTGGTCGCGAGGGTTATTCTAATGATGGGCACGGTAATCCGTGGGCTCGTCCAGTTGTACAGGTCACGTTGATTCCAGCGCGCATCGGCCAATCCCACGGATGGGCTGCCGGCAATATAAAAGAACGCCATGATCGGCAGTTTGTTTTGTTGGCCTGCGCCCCACGCTGCGAGAATCAAATCGTTCTGTTCGGAGAAACCACGCTGTCCGAGCTGTTGTTTCGCGCGAATGGATTGATAGAAAGAATCGGCCCCCAAGTTGTTCATGGCGTCACGAAGATCAAAACTGCATTGATGCAAACTTGGCTTGGCAATGCCCGCCGTCTGCCAATGTTTGATCCATTGTTCAGCTGTCGTGATTCCTATCGACTGGCAGCGCCGGCTTTGTGTGGGGTAGTCCGTACTGGGTCCGCAACCGGGGCTGGCGCGATACCAGGCCCAACCATCAATGGGAAAAGCGCAAAGGTATTCAATGTGCAGTTTGTCCTCGGGTTTTTTGAGGATTGGATAGAGCACGTAGCCGTTGCTGTTGTCCTTTGGGTTGGTCCAGGCCATTTCTCTGAAGTTGGCGTCGGCCCTGAGGTACGAAAAATGAATGCCACCGGTTTTAACCGAAGTAGGGCTCGGGTCCCAAACGTGATAGCTGTTGTCTTGCCTGGTAACTCGCAGTGTTACCCCGGAACACAAGAACGCCGGTGCTGACGGCGTTCCACAGTTGATCCTTTTATCGTCATACAGCGCTTGCAGACGGGCGGCGACTGCATTGCCGGTGTTCGCCGCCAGACCATTCATAGGCTCTTGTTGGGGGGCCGGGCCTGTTTGACTGCAGCCCAGTACAAAGCTCGCCCCGAGCACTGCGATCAGGAGTTTTAAGGTATTCATCAGTTCACTACTTGGTCAGCGGCAACAAAAGCAAACGTGGCGGTTCCTGTAGAGGAATTGCCGGGGGTCAGGCGAATAATCGGAATAACGATCTTCGGGTTTGTCGAGTTATTGAAATCTCGCTGGTTGTATTGAGCGTCGGCCAGGCCAGCGTTAGTGCCACCAGCAATATAGAAGAACGCCATGATCGGGAATGTATTGGGGCGGCCCGCAGTCCAGGTCTTGATGATGACCTCGTTATGTTCCACGAATCCTGTCTCTGCCATCAGCGATTTGGCGCGCACGGACTGGTAGAACGCAGGGCCGGACAAGGTATTGCGAACGTCCGTTACATCAAAGCCGCATTGGCGCAAATTCTGTTGGGTCCCCGGCAGCTTCCACACTGCGAGCCACTGTTCGGCGATGGTGACATTGGCACTGTGGCAGCGTTGACTCTGCGCCGGGTAATTGGCGGAGGGTCCGCATACTTGCGTGGCACTTCGGTGCCAACCCCAGGCATCCATTGGGTACGAGCACAGATAATCAAGGTCAATCTTGTCGGCCGGCGCTTCGAAGATCGGGTACAGGATGTAACCATTGCCATAACCCCAGGCCAGGCGTCCAAAGTTTGCATCGGCGCGCAAATAAGAGAACGAGACACCGCCGCTTTTTACCGATACGGGGCTTGGGTCCCAGACTTTATAAGCCGGATCCTCGACCGTGACGCGCAGGGTCACGCCCGAACACAGAAACGCCGGTTGAGAGTCGGATTTGTTGCAGTTGGCAAATGTTCTCCCGTAGAGCGTGGTCAATTGAGTGGCAACGGCTTGACCCTTGGCTGTATTGGATAAAGTACCCATTTCACCATTCGTTTGCGTGGTGACCTGACTGCAGCCTGCAACTAATAAAACTATGAAAAAACCCATGACGTAGCGCATCACATACCTCGTCCGCAGACTTGATAAGACGTTATTGATAAAAAGCTCGATGGAGTGAATTGCTGGCGAAGTTTATAAAGTCACTCTTAAACACCACGAAAATATAATCGGCTCGCCAGTCCCGATTTTTCTGATTGTGTAGTTGAACATCACAGGCACGCCTCGGTTTTCCGTGAGCCATGACTGATGGACCGGGATGTTGGTATGCAGCGCTTGAGTAATCGGGATCTCGGCACTGTCGCGTATTGCTCTGCCATACAGGCGCAAACGCACGGAGTAGTTGCCATCAAGCGTGGGGTAATAAGCCCTGATATTCAGTCGGTCCGCGGACAGGGTTGGCTCTTGCAAGTGATGGCGTTGGCGGGTGATCGTGATGTCGCGGTCTCTGGACGGTATATCGACGGTGGTCTGCGGCAGCCTGACTGTGTACGAAATTTCTGCACGGCTGCCGATGGTGTCTACAACTTCCAGGCGGGGGATCTTGAACGTTAATGTTTGCCCGGCACGGCTGATGGTTTGAATTTCACTGCCGTAAGAAGTGCGCCGGCCGAGCCAATACACCTTTACCGTTTGTCCCGCAGCGGAACCGGTATAGGCGACCTGAACGGTTGCAAACTCGGCACTGTAGAAGTCTTTCTCGAAGTTCAACTGCGTGCCGCTCAGTTCCTTTGCTTCAAGTACGGTTGGCGCTACCAGGTTCAAAGGCTCCGGGACTGGTTTGTCCGCCAAATCCACATTCAAGTAGGTCACCGGAGATCGGCCCGAACGGTTATACAGCTGATCAATGACTTCGAACGAAAACGGCATCTGCGGATTGTTGCCAGCTCGCTGGAACGTATCGGTCAATAGCGTTTGCGTCACCACTGGACTGCCGGGAGCGGCCTCGCCGGGTGTGACATTACGCACGATTTGCGCGACACCCACACTCAGCTCAATACGATCGTGGGCTCTGCGGTTGACGTAATCGAAGCCGATCAGCACGCCCTGCGCGGCGCGCGTGGAATTAACGCCGCTGGCGATGACATCGGCCGGAAGTTGCAGGCGCAACCCTGCAGGTGCCGGTTCACCGGGTCGCAGGGAATGGTAGAGCACGCGCAGCGGCAACGACGTTTCGGGTGCGCCGCCGAGTCGGGTGACTTGATAGGTGATGAGATTGATATCGTCACGCAACACGCCTTTGGGGATATAGGTCTCGACTCTGGAGTCCTCTTGACCGGCGCCGATGGTTCTTCCGGCCTCAGGGATCAGTCGATCATTTACGAGAATATTCACGTGGTCACCGATCAACATGGGGGACGTCCATGGATCAATGAAACACTGCAGCCCCAAAGCTTTATCGTCGTAAATCGCCTTGGAAATCCCCCCGTGAGGATTTTGCGCATGGATCACTGGGGTGATCCAACCGGGGATCATCAACGGATAAAGCACCAGGATCTGGTTTTGTGCAGACATTTCGGAAGGCTTTGCCATTATTTTCACCTGGTCGGGATTGGAATTTGTTAATCCGTCAAGGCGTTCATCAGACACCCGGCCTCAGTCATTGACTACTGTCAGATCTGACAGGTGAGCTGATGTTGTTCAGTCAAAACCGCACCGCTGGTCGTTTACCGATGGGCAGCGCGTTATCCCGTTCTGGTTTTAATCCCCCGAGCCCCCCGTCGATCTGCCATGCTCAAAGTCCGCGACACCGCTTCAACAAAGGAACACGGCAATGAACGACGTACAGCAATTGGGCGAGATGCTTCGTCACTACGCAGACAGCGAAGCGCACAAGAAGCAATTGTTTGAATCGCAATCGAGCGTGTGGACGACGCGTATTGGTGAGTTGTTCGACCAGATCCAGCAATGGCTGGAACCGGTGCAGACCCCGACGCTGCTGGAGGTCAGCCGCGAAGCGTACGTCGCGTCCGGGCCGAGCGTGCCGGCCGAGACCTCGACCTTCAAAACCGAGAAACTGACCATTGTGATTGCCGGCAAAGCGGTCGAGTTCGTGCCGGACGTGATGGGCGCTGGCGGGCAGATTTCACTGTCGGTGATGGGCCTGACCGCCGCGCGCTACGGCAGCATTTCGCTGGTGCTGATGCCGCCTGCGGCGAATTGGCAATGGCGCAAGACCAACGGCCTGAAAGACCCGGACACTTACGCCTTCGACGCAAACTTCCTGGCGTTGCAATTGCAGAGCCTGATCCCCCGCGAGCGCGGTTGATCCAAGGCCCGGCGCGACGCTGGCTCAATCGCTCGCGACATTCAGCGTGTAGGTTCGTTGCGCCGCTTGCCCAGTGCACTGAGTGCCATAGGTGTTGAGGTAGATCGAGACTTCATAGTGCCCCGGCCGGGTCGGCGTACCGACGATATCGGCGTGGTCCTGTCCTCGTTCATAAACCAGCTTCAATCCCTCAGGCAGCGGCTGTGCCGGGTCGACATAGAACCCGGCAATCGCTACATGCGGTCGCTGCGCCTCGACACTGGCGCGGTAGGGTTTGCCGGTTGTCGCACTCGCCAGGCTGTCCGGTTGAATGGTCAGC
The window above is part of the Pseudomonas prosekii genome. Proteins encoded here:
- a CDS encoding Bax inhibitor-1/YccA family protein, with the translated sequence MREQDYAVNNSVQAEQLEVSRVLRNTYGLLALTLAFSGVMAFVAQQMRVGYPNIFVVLIGFYGLFFLTNKLRDSAWGLVSAFALTGFMGFLLGPILNRYLGMQGGAEVVSSAFAMTALVFGGLSAYVLITRKDMSFLGGFITAGFFVLLGATLASIFFQISGLQLAISAGFVLFSSVCILFQTSAIIHGGERNYIMATISLYVSIYNLFISLLQIFGIMSRDD
- a CDS encoding YceK/YidQ family lipoprotein, with the protein product MKIQIMALVALMLTGCGTVQTVVRSDEAAAKSLKEQKSYCGAIPRIYSGVTYDFCYLNAPLEKGRDSETYTNAPAFMLIDVVISGALDTLLLPYTIYRQQADGSIILNE
- a CDS encoding Lrp/AsnC family transcriptional regulator, producing MTDDIDQVLISALMEDSRRSLKALAQISGLSSPSVAERLRRLEERGVLKGYTVEIDPKCFGYQLQAIVRIRPLPGQLQEVERQIQAIPEFTECDKVTGDDCFIARLHVRSMEQLDTLLDRLNTHAETNTAIVKKTPVKRRLPPMA
- a CDS encoding DMT family transporter, producing the protein MDKTLRHGSFEMTAAMLISGTIGWFVLMSGQPVLDVVFWRCVFGAGTLLLICAAFGFLRPGILTRTTFPLAVLSGVAIVGNWVLLFGSYSRASIAIGTAVYNVQPFMLVGLAALFLGEKITLQKLFWLVVSFLGMLAIVSAHGEQGEGGNEYLLGIGLALGAALLYAIAALIIKRLTGTPPHLIALIQVCTGVLLLAPFAHFSALPQAPSAWASLLTLGIVHTGLMYVLLYGAIQKLPTALTGALAFIYPIAAILVDWFAFGHRLQVLQWLGVAAILLAAAGMQQGWRIKLRRVATP
- a CDS encoding FUSC family protein — encoded protein: MIRRLLRPLLDPYRRYRNARVIHAVRVSLGLLATIALTTGINLPHGEWASVTMLVVIGGLQHHGNIGKKAAERAIGTLIGAGVGLLIVAQQAWLGMPWLTYFAMSVVCGFFSYHAIGKGGYTALLSAITVFIVAGHGDNAVTDGLWRGVDILIGIALALAFSFALPLYAVFSWRYNLADALRDCATVYGRIINGQSVTADEHLKLMGRLNTVMVQLRSLMPSVSKEVKISMTELDAIQRNLRMCISTLEILGNTRPDASDPVAMADLQTSLKVEHRQVRVQLIGMARALKSGATQRLSRPGDAPDASLDARVYSPLDGYRLLTRQLAANISDMRQRLAKTAPRWNI
- a CDS encoding NADP-dependent glyceraldehyde-3-phosphate dehydrogenase, giving the protein MTTAHILGNLFPDSSDIPEKYRLDGQTEQREYLVDGELRRWDGALAQVRSPVYLTGENGDEQVILGSTPLLDADTALTALDAAVRAYDRGQGLWPTMRVAERIQHVEAFLARMRQQREAVVKLLMWEIGKNLKDSEKEFDRTCDYIVDTINALKELDRRSSRFELEQDTLGQIRRVPLGVALCMGPYNYPLNETFTTLIPALIMGNTVVFKPAKLGVLLIRPLLEAFRDSFPTGVINVIYGSGRETVSALMASGKIDIFAFIGTNKAASDLKKLHPKPHRLRAALGLDAKNPGIVLPEVDLDNAVSEALTGSLSFNGQRCTALKILFVHEDVVESFIEKFNAKLATLKPGMPWDSGVALTPLPEASKVEYLHSLVADAVSKGAAVVNDNGGEARASFFYPAVLYPVNPQMRVYQEEQFGPVVPIVPYRHLDTVIDYVLESDFGQQLSIFGTNPVAVGRLVDTFANQVGRININAQCQRGPDTFPFNGRKNSAEGTLSVHDALRVFSIRTLVATKFQDSNKALISEIIRGRDSSFLTTDYIF
- a CDS encoding LysR family transcriptional regulator; the protein is MAFTEPAGPDNNSEYRHPEPPSWLALAAAIEPQVAHSFMVCARCGCFMQAARSLNVRATLLRKQLAQLEEQLQRTLFNFHGSTLSLSREGLQLQAQLIALAHERQLPLVEQPLIRLAVAESILHDILGRDLIALLRRNASVRLEIISLDSELVLQTVSADVVVWLSGAGGPLPGPTFAVDEPQHLARLDYLPHIAKRYSRVAARPESTDDLTDFMLVQWQHDQQIDSFAPWNTLVEQRLAGVVQLQSYELMLEMIRCSACIGLLPAYISRFDRSLSALPGLFSEPMQRNAWLAVNADSRQQPEVQALVEMIRSTFHERREWFDPQT
- a CDS encoding GNAT family N-acetyltransferase, with the protein product MPSTDANIIIQRFSEAHIDGITALYNAPAITRQVLQMPFQSTEIWRARLMPDNERMVKLVALHQGMVIGNIGLEQYSRIRRSHAGGFGMAVAEAWQGKGVGSKLLATALDIADNWMNLHRVELTVYADNAAAIGLYRKFGFEDEGLFRDYAVRDGQWVDTLSMARLRSVPRAG
- a CDS encoding aspartate/glutamate racemase family protein, which produces MRTIGLIGGMSWESSAEYYRLINQQVRDRLGPLRSAQLLMYSVDFGPVEQAQHAGRWDDAAAILVDAARRLEAGGADCVVLCTNTMHKVAAQIQAAIDIPFLHIADPTGQAAVAAGALKVGLLGTAFTMEQDFLKERLTAMGLTVLVPETDERQAVHRIIYDELCVGIISEASRKVYQQVIESLTARGAQAIILGCTEIGMLVKPEHSALPLLDTTELHAQAAVAFALGE